The Actinobacillus suis ATCC 33415 DNA segment AAAGTTACACAAATTAAACCGCTTAAATCGAAATTTTATTAGTGTTTACGAATGTATAAGAACCATTGTACTAAGCCGATGAAGAACACTCCCCCGACAATATTTCCTAATGTTACCGGAATAAGATTCTTAACAATAAAATGATATAAATCTAAGTCTGCGTATTGTGCCGGATCGACATTAATCGCTGTCCAGAATTCAGGTGATGCAAATTGTGAAATCATCATACCCATCGGGATCATAAACATATTTGCAACACAGTGCTCAAAGCCTGATGACACGAATAATGCAATCGGCATAATCATAATAAATGCTTTGTCTGTTAGACTTTTACCGGCATTTGCCATCCATACCGCAAGACAAACCATAATGTTACATAAAATACCTAAGGTAAAAGCCTCCATCCAAGTATGATGAATTTTGTGTTGTGCCGTTTTAAGAATGGTTAATCCCCATTGACCGTTTGCCGCCATAATTTGACCTGAAAGCCAAATAAGCACAACCATACTCAAGCCACCGACAAAGTTACCGCCATACACAATGAACCAGTTTCTAAACATTTGGAACCAAGTGATACGATGCGTCGCTTTAGCGACAGCGGTTAGTGTTGATGAAGTAAATAATTCCGCACCGAATACTACGCATAGGATAACGCCTAAAGAGAAAACGGTACCTCCGACGAGTTTTGCCATTCCCCATGGTACATCTGCCGCACCGGTTTGTGTTGTGGTATAAAAGACAAAAGCAAGCGCGATGAAACCACCTGCTAAAATTGCCGAGATAAAAGAATATAATTGATGTTTAGTTGCCTTATAGACTGCACCGTCTTCAGCGATTTTTGCCATTTCAGCAGGTGAGAACATTTATAATCCTTAAATATAAATTTGAAAAATTACAGAAATTGTTGAGAATTATAGACCTGTTAATGCAATACTCAAAATAAAATTGCCATTATATTGAGGTAAATCAAAAGCGAATTTTGATGTAAATCAAATTGAAACTTAAATGAAAATTTTCGTTAAAATACATCGATCATTTTCTTAACAAAAATATTACAAATCAACATGATAGATTATTTTACTTCATTACTTAGTTTTTTCTTCTCTGAAGAAAACCAATTAATCTCAATGTTCCTCAGTGCCTTTTTAAGCGCTACGGTTTTGCCCGGTAATTCTGAATTAATTTTTACTGCATTAGCATCAAAAAATTTATTGGCGGAACAAACGATTTTTTCTGCAAGTATGATGTGGTTAGCTTTGATTGCCACATTAGGCAATAGCCTCGGCAGTATCGTCACTTATGCGATGGGATTATTAATTCCTAAGCCGGTTAATTTGCAACATCGTTCCGCAAGATTAGCACTGTCTTTATGTGAAAAATACGGGGTGTTTGCGCTTCTTTTGACAAGTCTGCCTGTTATTGGGGATGTGTTATGCGGCATAGCTGGTTGGCTCAGATTTAATATTTGGCAAGCGGTGCTGTTTATTACGTTGGGAAAGTTAGCACGCTATTTATTATTACTTTTTACGCTTTACCCTTTTATGTTTTAGTCGTAATAAAAAAGCGGTCTGTTCTTGCAATTTTTTTGCAAAATCAGACCGCTTGTCGATTATAAGTTTCTTAACGCTTCGATACGTTTTTCAAGTGGTGGGTGACTCATAAATAATTCTTTAGAACGTACGCCGTTAATCATAAATGCTGCAAGAGAACCTTCCATTTCTTGTGGCTCATGTACGTGTTGTAAACGTTGTAGCGCCGCAATCATTTTCTCTTTGCCGACTAATTGTGCCGAACCTGCGTCCGCACGGTATTCACGGTAACGTGAGAACCACATCGCAATCATGGTTGCGATTACACCAAAGATCATTTGTAAAGCGATATCCACAATCCAGAAAACCAAGGTGTTTTGAGTGTTATTACCGTTTTCATCTTTACCGCTTGCAACTGCGGTCGAAATAATGCGAGATAAGAAGATAACAAAGGTATTCAATACACCTTGTAGTAAGGTCATCGTTACCATATCGCCGTTTGCAATGTGTGCGATTTCATGCGCTACCACCGCTTCGGCTTCATCTTCGGTCATATTGTCCAATAAACCGGTACTTACCGCCACTAACGAATTACTTTTTGTTGCACCGGTTGCAAATGCGTTTACATCGGCAGAGTGATAAATCGCAATATCTGGCATTGGAATGCCTGCTTGCTGTGATTGACGTTGTACCGTATCAAATAACCATTGTTCCGCATGGTTACGAGGTTGTTGAATAACTTCTGCGCC contains these protein-coding regions:
- the focA gene encoding formate transporter FocA, which translates into the protein MFSPAEMAKIAEDGAVYKATKHQLYSFISAILAGGFIALAFVFYTTTQTGAADVPWGMAKLVGGTVFSLGVILCVVFGAELFTSSTLTAVAKATHRITWFQMFRNWFIVYGGNFVGGLSMVVLIWLSGQIMAANGQWGLTILKTAQHKIHHTWMEAFTLGILCNIMVCLAVWMANAGKSLTDKAFIMIMPIALFVSSGFEHCVANMFMIPMGMMISQFASPEFWTAINVDPAQYADLDLYHFIVKNLIPVTLGNIVGGVFFIGLVQWFLYIRKH
- a CDS encoding YqaA family protein, which produces MIDYFTSLLSFFFSEENQLISMFLSAFLSATVLPGNSELIFTALASKNLLAEQTIFSASMMWLALIATLGNSLGSIVTYAMGLLIPKPVNLQHRSARLALSLCEKYGVFALLLTSLPVIGDVLCGIAGWLRFNIWQAVLFITLGKLARYLLLLFTLYPFMF
- the htpX gene encoding protease HtpX: MAKRIVLFLLTNLAITFVLGIVLNIIFQVTGIQGGSTAGILVMSLLFGFAGSLISLFMSKSMALRSVGAEVIQQPRNHAEQWLFDTVQRQSQQAGIPMPDIAIYHSADVNAFATGATKSNSLVAVSTGLLDNMTEDEAEAVVAHEIAHIANGDMVTMTLLQGVLNTFVIFLSRIISTAVASGKDENGNNTQNTLVFWIVDIALQMIFGVIATMIAMWFSRYREYRADAGSAQLVGKEKMIAALQRLQHVHEPQEMEGSLAAFMINGVRSKELFMSHPPLEKRIEALRNL